One region of Bacterioplanoides sp. SCSIO 12839 genomic DNA includes:
- a CDS encoding putative DNA-binding domain-containing protein, which translates to MTQATSQPLLCNAASNGDPRGYHHLLEQFCHHILQQHPIYRNNQLAGHIQALVNNYPLTHHLCGEELFYPLAQQYIIHHDRQHRHRHQHQHQQRWDINQFGNGFCDWLAQQQFGPKANEKDWLLLADIAQVEYHILGFYYQITPTYQANDTVLPFRLTHADQIFPGLKHFHPQLTFPVQALTQVKTQANAKNEFVMTCETNCDQSSGFTIQIHHNRAGWGHS; encoded by the coding sequence ATGACACAAGCGACCTCTCAGCCTCTGTTATGCAATGCTGCCAGTAATGGAGACCCGCGAGGTTATCACCATTTGCTCGAACAGTTTTGTCACCACATTCTGCAACAACATCCAATCTACCGTAATAATCAGCTGGCGGGGCATATCCAGGCTTTGGTTAATAATTACCCGCTAACGCATCATTTATGTGGCGAAGAATTATTTTATCCTTTGGCTCAGCAATACATTATCCATCACGACAGACAACATCGGCACCGACACCAACACCAACACCAACAACGCTGGGACATTAATCAGTTTGGTAATGGTTTCTGCGATTGGTTAGCACAGCAACAATTTGGCCCTAAAGCCAATGAAAAAGACTGGCTGTTATTGGCCGATATCGCTCAGGTCGAATACCACATTCTGGGATTTTATTATCAGATTACCCCGACGTATCAGGCCAACGATACTGTATTACCTTTTAGGCTAACCCATGCTGATCAGATTTTTCCGGGGTTAAAACATTTTCATCCACAACTAACCTTCCCCGTCCAGGCCCTGACACAGGTAAAGACACAAGCCAACGCTAAAAACGAGTTTGTGATGACTTGTGAAACCAACTGCGATCAGTCGTCTGGTTTCACGATACAGATACATCACAATCGAGCAGGCTGGGGTCATTCATGA
- a CDS encoding DUF2282 domain-containing protein, translated as MNHKQLVSATLIGLGTLSAASAHAVPDAPQAWEKCAGIAKAGMNDCGALDGSHGCAGQAKLDNLDIEWVYVPKGTCEKITGGQVAKVKPAK; from the coding sequence ATGAATCATAAACAACTGGTCTCTGCGACCTTAATCGGCCTTGGAACTCTCAGCGCTGCCAGTGCCCATGCGGTACCAGATGCTCCACAAGCCTGGGAAAAATGTGCGGGCATTGCTAAAGCGGGCATGAATGATTGTGGCGCCCTCGATGGCTCCCATGGCTGTGCGGGCCAGGCCAAACTCGACAATCTGGACATCGAATGGGTTTATGTTCCCAAAGGTACCTGCGAAAAAATTACTGGTGGACAGGTCGCAAAAGTAAAACCTGCGAAATAA
- a CDS encoding DMT family transporter has protein sequence MVFQVSLVLLAFAANSLLCRWALDVHQFDPAVFSLVRLLSGAVTLTLLLVLTRQQQTSSISSRLNLRSQLQQPRFWYLGLGLGTYVLGFSWAYTQLDTGIGAFILFATVQLAMQIAGFIQGGRLTWLQWAGVVISLLGLAGLLLPGGSAPEPLAAVLMFIAALGWTTFVLMAKASGNALEDVQQAFVAASLLLIPLFPLLLEEWLHWSPMPWLLALLSGSVASGLGYFLWYRILPQLGVHRAAQYQLLVPVIAVVMGMVVLQEAVAVESFVAMAVIIAGVVLSTFVKKPA, from the coding sequence ATGGTATTTCAGGTATCACTGGTTTTATTGGCATTTGCCGCTAACTCTCTCTTATGTCGCTGGGCGCTGGATGTTCATCAGTTTGACCCGGCGGTATTTTCGTTAGTGCGTCTGTTATCCGGAGCAGTGACCCTGACCTTATTGCTGGTGCTGACCCGCCAACAACAAACATCTTCAATTTCCTCTCGGCTCAACCTCAGGTCTCAGTTACAACAGCCGCGTTTCTGGTATCTGGGTTTAGGCCTGGGAACCTATGTGCTGGGTTTCTCCTGGGCGTATACCCAATTGGATACCGGTATTGGCGCTTTTATTCTGTTTGCAACGGTACAGCTGGCCATGCAGATTGCCGGATTCATTCAGGGCGGGCGTTTAACCTGGCTGCAATGGGCTGGAGTGGTGATTTCGTTATTGGGCCTGGCAGGATTGTTATTGCCCGGGGGCAGTGCACCAGAGCCATTGGCTGCCGTCCTGATGTTTATTGCAGCACTGGGTTGGACCACATTTGTATTAATGGCTAAGGCGTCGGGTAACGCACTGGAAGATGTTCAGCAGGCGTTTGTGGCTGCAAGTTTATTGCTGATTCCACTGTTTCCGTTATTACTGGAAGAATGGCTGCACTGGAGCCCGATGCCATGGTTGCTGGCCTTGTTGTCTGGCAGCGTAGCATCCGGCCTGGGGTACTTTCTCTGGTATCGTATTTTGCCGCAGTTGGGAGTGCATCGTGCGGCACAATATCAATTATTGGTTCCGGTGATTGCGGTGGTTATGGGTATGGTTGTTTTACAGGAGGCCGTTGCCGTTGAGTCCTTTGTGGCGATGGCAGTCATTATTGCCGGTGTGGTGTTATCAACTTTTGTAAAAAAGCCCGCCTGA
- a CDS encoding TIGR03546 family protein, with the protein MLTLLAKLFKALNSESSPGQIALAFSLAVIVGLTPFTSLHNILVLLLAFILRVNLSAFFLAVAVFSGVGYLIDPMSVQLGETILQSPALYDSWTELYQNDLWRMMAFNNTLVMGGFTLAMIAFIPVLVVSRLLIVMYRDKLLAWVNKLKIVQALKAGKFYNIYQSLAD; encoded by the coding sequence ATGCTCACCTTATTGGCCAAGCTGTTTAAGGCGCTCAATTCTGAATCATCTCCCGGTCAGATTGCTCTGGCTTTTTCGTTAGCCGTTATTGTTGGCCTGACGCCTTTTACCAGCTTGCATAATATTCTGGTATTGCTACTGGCCTTTATTCTGCGTGTGAACTTATCCGCGTTTTTTCTTGCTGTTGCCGTATTCAGTGGCGTTGGCTATCTGATTGATCCAATGTCGGTACAACTGGGTGAAACCATCTTACAGTCGCCAGCTTTATACGACAGTTGGACTGAGCTGTATCAGAATGACTTATGGCGCATGATGGCGTTTAACAACACCTTGGTGATGGGTGGTTTTACGCTGGCAATGATTGCGTTTATTCCGGTCTTGGTTGTATCGCGTTTGTTGATTGTGATGTATCGCGACAAATTGCTGGCCTGGGTGAATAAATTAAAAATTGTTCAGGCATTAAAAGCCGGTAAATTCTATAACATCTATCAATCGTTGGCCGACTAA
- a CDS encoding DUF692 domain-containing protein, with product MTMVSANLAEGVGLGLRTPHLDVILQQKPAVAWFEVHICNFLNAPLNQYYLRQIAEHYPLSFHGVSLNLGGTDPLNKHYLTALKQVIHDYQPALVSEHACFTAHNGQHFHDLLPVPYTTEAIHHFASRIHQVQEAFGRQILIENVSRYSVYPESNYSEAQFIAELCQRTGCGVLMDLNNLYVNQQNFPHDPQHSLQHVMSEIPAQAIGEIHLAGHSQQDDYLVDTHGNAVSDPVWQLWADFIDHWQKTGTSSLPPCLIEWDNNLPSFGVLLEQQQRAQYIAEQRCLYGESA from the coding sequence ATGACCATGGTATCAGCCAATCTTGCAGAGGGCGTGGGCTTAGGCCTGCGCACCCCTCATCTGGACGTTATATTGCAGCAAAAGCCCGCCGTTGCCTGGTTTGAGGTTCATATCTGTAATTTCCTCAATGCTCCGTTGAACCAGTATTATCTGCGTCAAATCGCTGAACATTACCCCCTCAGTTTTCATGGTGTCAGCCTGAACCTGGGAGGAACCGACCCTCTTAACAAACATTACCTGACAGCACTGAAGCAGGTGATTCATGATTACCAGCCAGCACTGGTGTCAGAGCACGCCTGTTTTACAGCTCATAATGGCCAACACTTTCACGACTTATTACCCGTTCCTTACACCACGGAAGCCATCCATCATTTTGCCAGCCGAATTCATCAGGTTCAGGAAGCGTTTGGCCGCCAGATCCTGATCGAAAATGTATCACGTTACAGCGTCTATCCAGAAAGCAACTACAGCGAAGCACAGTTTATAGCCGAGCTCTGCCAACGCACGGGGTGTGGGGTGTTGATGGACTTAAACAATCTGTACGTTAACCAACAAAATTTTCCGCACGACCCACAACATTCCCTGCAGCACGTGATGAGTGAGATACCCGCACAAGCGATTGGTGAGATTCATTTAGCAGGTCATTCACAACAGGATGATTATCTGGTGGATACACACGGCAATGCCGTTAGCGATCCGGTTTGGCAGTTATGGGCTGACTTTATTGACCATTGGCAAAAAACCGGAACCAGCAGCCTACCACCTTGTCTGATTGAGTGGGACAACAATCTGCCATCGTTTGGAGTGCTATTGGAGCAACAACAACGCGCTCAATACATTGCAGAGCAACGCTGTTTGTATGGAGAATCGGCATGA
- a CDS encoding RNA polymerase sigma factor translates to MSRLNRTELQSLFQYAMVLTQHHDNAKDLLQSAVESYLRELQSGNAVKQKMAYIRQSIRHRYIDRYRHQQRWQEDTFEEQSSYDISPLNLEALHINQELLQQIWATLSTTEREILYHWAVLGLSTDEACEQLNMPRGTFLSKIHRLRKRCQPLMADDSSQGGSY, encoded by the coding sequence ATGAGTCGTCTTAACCGCACTGAATTACAAAGCCTGTTTCAATACGCCATGGTGTTAACCCAGCACCATGACAACGCCAAAGACTTATTACAAAGCGCGGTTGAAAGTTATTTACGCGAATTACAATCGGGAAACGCCGTTAAACAAAAAATGGCTTATATCAGGCAGTCAATTCGTCACCGTTATATTGACCGCTATCGCCACCAGCAACGCTGGCAGGAAGATACTTTTGAGGAACAATCGTCCTACGATATTTCTCCACTCAATCTCGAAGCATTACATATCAATCAAGAGTTATTACAACAAATATGGGCAACATTAAGTACAACAGAGCGAGAGATTTTATATCACTGGGCTGTACTGGGGTTAAGTACCGATGAAGCGTGTGAGCAACTGAATATGCCACGAGGTACTTTTTTGTCGAAAATTCATCGTTTGCGTAAACGTTGCCAACCCTTGATGGCTGACGACTCATCGCAGGGAGGGTCCTATTGA
- a CDS encoding TIGR03545 family protein, producing the protein MKQWIRWSGLAGFVVVFGLIVAFFMLAAGPLIKSSIEYFGSELAGAKVSVDDVSLQFSPFGIELQQLQVADADKPMENLLQFDQAVAELELAPLLLGKSIVRELSVDNLQFNTPRTESGALEKVAEEEAVDEEAETQAEEPSIAKLPSVDEILARESLKTEQAGRDVQQAFESRKQQVEQATAAVPDAEALARYQRELEVLTSGDIKSLEDFNQRKKKFDQLKKQFKQDKKAVVAAKQAISDARRDLSEKLSALKAAPGQDLESIQNKYQFNASGATNVSALLFGEEAGQWAEKTLYWYEKIKPYLASDGSESGEAEVEEIEPQRGTGRFIHFPSNDPWPEFLIRKAHLSAPMLGGQMLIEATDVTHQQAVLGRPTLVVIQGEALTDIQGLAIEATLDHRQAPGKDSVTLDMKDWNLKGVNLGVAGAEIESALVQVQGLALVSGDQLQAKADAQLGQTQFAGQGKTQFAKEMLRALASIDQFTIESSATGELTSPEVKFGSDLDRKLNKAFKQRLKKKQGELEAKLQSRLDDKMQSYLGDYADDLKALNQLDGSLDDKTEQLTQMAEKQLDDYQAQQKAKADKELKKQEKELENKLNDKLKSFF; encoded by the coding sequence ATGAAACAATGGATTCGCTGGTCTGGTCTGGCAGGTTTTGTGGTTGTTTTTGGTTTAATCGTCGCGTTTTTTATGCTGGCAGCCGGCCCTCTGATCAAAAGCAGTATTGAATATTTTGGCAGTGAGCTGGCCGGTGCCAAGGTATCGGTTGATGACGTCAGTCTGCAGTTCAGCCCGTTTGGTATCGAATTACAGCAGCTGCAAGTCGCGGATGCCGACAAGCCGATGGAAAACCTGTTGCAGTTTGATCAAGCCGTCGCTGAGCTTGAGCTGGCTCCGCTGTTGCTGGGTAAAAGCATTGTCAGAGAGCTGAGTGTCGACAACCTGCAATTTAATACGCCGCGTACCGAATCCGGCGCGCTGGAGAAAGTTGCTGAGGAAGAAGCCGTTGACGAGGAAGCCGAGACTCAGGCTGAGGAGCCATCGATTGCTAAGTTGCCGAGTGTTGATGAAATTCTGGCTCGTGAGTCATTAAAAACCGAGCAGGCTGGACGTGATGTTCAGCAGGCGTTTGAAAGCCGTAAACAACAGGTTGAGCAGGCCACAGCTGCTGTTCCCGATGCCGAGGCACTGGCGCGTTATCAGCGTGAGCTGGAAGTATTGACCTCCGGTGATATTAAATCACTGGAAGACTTTAATCAGCGCAAGAAAAAATTTGATCAACTGAAAAAGCAGTTTAAACAGGACAAAAAAGCTGTTGTTGCTGCAAAACAGGCAATTTCTGATGCACGTCGTGACTTGTCGGAAAAATTATCGGCATTAAAAGCGGCGCCGGGTCAGGACCTGGAATCCATTCAGAATAAGTATCAGTTTAACGCCAGTGGTGCCACCAATGTGAGTGCTTTATTGTTTGGTGAAGAGGCCGGCCAGTGGGCTGAAAAAACACTGTACTGGTATGAAAAAATCAAACCCTACTTAGCCAGCGATGGGAGTGAAAGTGGTGAAGCGGAAGTTGAAGAAATTGAGCCGCAACGAGGTACGGGCCGTTTTATTCATTTCCCATCGAATGATCCCTGGCCAGAGTTTTTGATTCGTAAGGCGCATTTAAGTGCACCGATGCTGGGTGGTCAGATGTTAATCGAGGCAACGGACGTGACACACCAGCAGGCTGTTTTAGGCCGCCCTACGCTGGTGGTTATTCAGGGAGAAGCGTTAACGGATATTCAGGGGCTGGCTATTGAAGCAACGTTGGACCACCGTCAGGCTCCGGGCAAAGACAGCGTGACGCTGGATATGAAAGACTGGAACCTGAAAGGTGTTAATCTGGGCGTTGCTGGGGCAGAAATTGAGTCTGCACTGGTTCAGGTACAAGGCCTGGCGCTGGTTTCCGGCGACCAACTACAAGCCAAAGCCGATGCTCAACTGGGCCAGACGCAATTTGCGGGTCAGGGAAAAACCCAGTTTGCTAAAGAAATGTTGCGGGCTCTGGCAAGTATCGATCAGTTCACGATTGAGTCCAGTGCGACAGGCGAGCTAACCTCTCCAGAGGTGAAATTTGGCTCAGATCTGGATCGCAAACTGAATAAAGCCTTTAAGCAGCGCCTGAAAAAAAAACAAGGTGAGCTGGAAGCTAAGTTGCAATCGCGCCTGGATGACAAGATGCAGTCATATCTGGGGGATTACGCCGATGACCTGAAAGCGTTGAATCAACTGGATGGTTCTCTGGATGACAAAACAGAGCAGCTGACTCAAATGGCTGAAAAGCAGTTGGATGATTATCAGGCACAGCAAAAAGCCAAAGCCGATAAAGAGCTGAAAAAACAAGAAAAGGAATTAGAAAACAAATTAAACGATAAGCTGAAAAGCTTCTTTTGA